GGTCGGGCGTCCTGTCGAGCGTCGCGCTCGCGGACGGCTGGGTCGAAGTGCCGGAGGGCCGCGAGGGGATTCCCGCGGGCGAGACCGTCGCTGTACAGGACTGGGAGTGGTCAGCGTGACCGAACCAGATGCCAATCCGGCAGTAATCGACACCGAACAGCGAACACAGCAACCGAACCTCGAAACAGGAGAACACGACCGATGACCGACAGAAAGGAGTTCAGAGACCTCGCCGACCCGGAAACCGCCAGAGACGCAATCGCCAGCCTCGACCTCACTCCCGACCCGGAGCGGGTCGCGCTCGCCGACGCGCGCGGCCGCGTCCTCGCCGAGCGCGTGGACGCCGATATCGACGTGCCGGGGTTCGACCGCGCGAGCATGGACGGCTACGCGGTGCGCGCCCGCGACACCTTCGGCGCGGACGAGACCGACCCCGAAAGCCTCGAACTCGCGGGGACCGTCCATGCGGGCGAGGAACCCGACGTGGAAGTCACGGAGGGCCGCGCCGTCGAAATCTCGACCGGCGCGGTGATGCCCCCCGGCGCGGACAGCGTGGTGATGGTCGAGCGAACCGACGAGTCCGAGGATGGAAACAGCGTCGCGGTCCGCACCGCCGTCGCGCCGGGCGACAACGTAATGCTCGCGGGCGCGGACGTGGCGGCTGGCGAGCGCGCGCTTGGACCCGGAACGCGGCTCACGGCCCGCGAAATCGGCCTGCTGTCGGCGCTCGGCGTCGATTCCGTCCCGGTTCGCGGAAAGCCGACCGTCGGCATCGTCTCGACCGGCGACGAGTTGGTCCGGCCGGGTGAGGAGGTAGACAGCGCGGCGGGCCAGATTTACGACGTGAACAGCTACACCGTCGCGGCCGCCGTCGAGGAGGCGGGCGGCGAACCGACGCTCTACCCCCACGCGGGCGACGACTACGACGAGATGGAGCGCATCCTCCGCGAGGCCGCCGACGAGTGCGATCTCGTACTGTCGTCGGGGTCCACGAGCGCGAGCGCGGTGGACGTGATTTATCAGGTCATCGAGGAGCGCGGAGAGTTGCTCCTCCACGGCGTCGCCGTCAAGCCCGGCAAGCCGATGCTCGTCGGGCGATTAGCGAACTCCGAGTCTGCCGGTGAATCCGCCTACGTCGGCCTACCGGGGTATCCCGTCTCCGCGCTCACCATCTTCCGGACGTTCGTCGCGCCAGCGATTCGGCGCGCGGCCGAGGTCCCCGAACCAGCCACGGCGACCGTCGAGGCCCGAATGGCCACCGAGGAACGCTACGGCGAGGGTCGAATGCGACTGATGCCGGTCGGTCTCACCGAGACCGGTCCCGGCGAGTCGGGCGATGGGGACCTGCTGGCCTACGTCGTGGACAAGGGGAGCGGCGCGACCACCAGCCTCGTGGAGGCCGACGGCGTCGTCTCGGTCCCGGCCGACACCGCCTACCTCGCCGAGGGCGAGTCGGTCGAAGTGCAGTTGTTCTCGCCGGACGTA
This genomic stretch from Halorussus pelagicus harbors:
- a CDS encoding molybdopterin biosynthesis protein; this translates as MTDRKEFRDLADPETARDAIASLDLTPDPERVALADARGRVLAERVDADIDVPGFDRASMDGYAVRARDTFGADETDPESLELAGTVHAGEEPDVEVTEGRAVEISTGAVMPPGADSVVMVERTDESEDGNSVAVRTAVAPGDNVMLAGADVAAGERALGPGTRLTAREIGLLSALGVDSVPVRGKPTVGIVSTGDELVRPGEEVDSAAGQIYDVNSYTVAAAVEEAGGEPTLYPHAGDDYDEMERILREAADECDLVLSSGSTSASAVDVIYQVIEERGELLLHGVAVKPGKPMLVGRLANSESAGESAYVGLPGYPVSALTIFRTFVAPAIRRAAEVPEPATATVEARMATEERYGEGRMRLMPVGLTETGPGESGDGDLLAYVVDKGSGATTSLVEADGVVSVPADTAYLAEGESVEVQLFSPDVRPPSVLGVGEDDPALARLLDALERPRYLSVGSRVGLRKLRDGVPDFVVTSGDSASDRQLDASELASYEREWGLVVPSGNPEEIAGLADLVDRDLRFVNRGSDSGLRTTLGETVADLADERGATRHDLVESIDGFELAAKAHESPARNVAAGRADAGLGLRTTAEKLGLGFVSVGTETVRVLANPDRTAKAGVRELDAALDDELDGILADLSGFER